The Coregonus clupeaformis isolate EN_2021a chromosome 13, ASM2061545v1, whole genome shotgun sequence genome includes a region encoding these proteins:
- the slc22a21 gene encoding solute carrier family 22 member 5 isoform X1 produces MTETDYEDNTAFLGEWGPFQQMVFFLLCLSIIPNGFTGMSIVFIGDTPSHHCLIPANANITDEWRNHSIPLEEESGTVVLSKCTRYKLDVIKSFSEKGYVPGIDVNVSEIQHETCLDGWEYDQGTYISTIVSEWDLVCADKWKNPLTSSVFFCGVFTGSFLSGQLSDRFGRKIVLFATMGVQTVFTFIQVFSPSWVLFCALFFVVGMGQISNYVAAFVLGTEMLSPSKRIIYSTLGVCIFYTIGYTLLPAVAFFIRDWRMLMLALTLPGFLYIPFWWFIPESPRWLLSQGRVQEAEAILRDAARRNRVTAPEVIFRPVQIEPKAGKLVAHNICDLVRSSNIRWVSITLWLVWTILSIGYFALSLNTSNLAGSSYLNCFLSAAIEVPAYTMAWLMFRCCPRRLCLFSTLFLGGVVLLFINLIPPNLSSVSTALEMLGKFGVTAAFSIVYAYTAELYPTVVRNTAIGACSMASRVGSISAPYFIYLGGYSKSLPYILMGSLTALSGLLSLLLPESHRMPLPDAITHMQTFPGWKKRAVYKLSQTTGEEDVSDTL; encoded by the exons ATGACTGAGACTGACTATGAGGATAACACTGCCTTTCTTGGAGAATGGGGACCTTTCCAACAGATGGTGTTCTTTCTCTTATGTTTGAGTATCATCCCTAACGGCTTTACAGGTATGTCTATTGTGTTCATCGGTGATACACCATCCCACCATTGCCTCATACCGGCAAATGCGAACATTACTGACGAATGGAGAAATCACAGTATTCCTTTGGAGGAGGAAAGCGGGACTGTTGTGCTCAGTAAATGCACCAGATACAAACTCGATGTCATAAAGAGTTTCTCAGAAAAAGGTTATGTCCCAGGGATCGATGTCAATGTTTCCGAAATACAACACGAGACCTGTTTGGATGGCTGGGAATACGATCAAGGGACGTACATCTCAACTATTGTGTCCGAG TGGGACCTGGTGTGTGCTGATAAGTGGAAGAACCCATTGACCTCTTCTGTGTTCTTCTGTGGTGTCTTCACTGGCTCCTTCCTCTCTGGGCAGCTCTCTGACAG GTTTGGGAGGAAAATAGTTCTCTTTGCCACCATGGGGGTCCAGACTGTGTTCACATTTATCCAAGTCTTCTCTCCATCCTGGGTTTTATTCTGTGCCTTATTCTTTGTTGTCGGGATGGGGCAAATCTCAAATTATGTGGCTGCATTTGTGCTAG GAACTGAAATGTTATCTCCATCCAAACGGATAATCTACTCCACTCTTGGAGTTTGTATTTTCTACACCATCGGCTACACGCTCCTCCCAGCAGTGGCCTTCTTCATCAGAGACTGGAGGATGCTGATGCTAGCCCTCACCCTCCCAGGGTTCCTCTATATCCCTTTTTGGTG GTTCATCCCAGAGTCTCCCAGATGGCTGCTCTCTCAGGGAAGAGTGCAGGAGGCTGAGGCCATACTGAGAGACGCTGCCAGGAGGAACAGAGTCACAGCACCAGAGGTCATCTTCCGGCCTGTACAG ATAGAGCCCAAGGCTGGGAAGTTGGTGGCCCACAACATCTGTGATCTGGTGAGGTCCAGCAACATCCGCTGGGTGTCCATCACGCTGTGGTTGGTCTG GACCATTCTGTCCATCGGGTACTTTGCCTTGTCACTGAACACGTCCAACCTGGCCGGGAGCTCCTATCTGAACTGTTTTCTGTCGGCTGCCATTGAGGTCCCTGCCTATACCATGGCCTGGCTCATGTTCCGCTGCTGCCCCCGGCGCCTGTGTCTCTTCTCCACTCTGTTTCTGGGTGGGGTGGTGCTGCTCTTCATAAACCTCATACCACCAA ATCTGAGCTCTGTGTCCACTGCACTAGAGATGCTGGGGAAGTTTGGTGTGACTGCAGCTTTTTCAATTGTGTACGCCTACACGGCTGAGCTCTACCCCACTGTCGTGAGGAACACAGCCATAGGGGCCTGCTCCATGGCCTCCAGAGTGGGGAGCATCTCTGCCCCATACTTCATATATCTGG GAGGCTATTCCAAGTCCCTGCCATACATTCTAATGGGGAGTCTTACAGCTCTGTCTGGGTTGCTTAGCCTCCTGCTGCCCGAGAGCCATCGTATGCCTCTTCCAGACGCCATCACTCACATGCAGACCTTCCCAGG
- the slc22a21 gene encoding solute carrier family 22 member 5 isoform X2 yields MTETDYEDNTAFLGEWGPFQQMVFFLLCLSIIPNGFTGMSIVFIGDTPSHHCLIPANANITDEWRNHSIPLEEESGTVVLSKCTRYKLDVIKSFSEKGYVPGIDVNVSEIQHETCLDGWEYDQGTYISTIVSEWDLVCADKWKNPLTSSVFFCGVFTGSFLSGQLSDRFGRKIVLFATMGVQTVFTFIQVFSPSWVLFCALFFVVGMGQISNYVAAFVLGTEMLSPSKRIIYSTLGVCIFYTIGYTLLPAVAFFIRDWRMLMLALTLPGFLYIPFWWFIPESPRWLLSQGRVQEAEAILRDAARRNRVTAPEVIFRPVQIEPKAGKLVAHNICDLVRSSNIRWVSITLWLVWTILSIGYFALSLNTSNLAGSSYLNCFLSAAIEVPAYTMAWLMFRCCPRRLCLFSTLFLGGVVLLFINLIPPRGYSKSLPYILMGSLTALSGLLSLLLPESHRMPLPDAITHMQTFPGWKKRAVYKLSQTTGEEDVSDTL; encoded by the exons ATGACTGAGACTGACTATGAGGATAACACTGCCTTTCTTGGAGAATGGGGACCTTTCCAACAGATGGTGTTCTTTCTCTTATGTTTGAGTATCATCCCTAACGGCTTTACAGGTATGTCTATTGTGTTCATCGGTGATACACCATCCCACCATTGCCTCATACCGGCAAATGCGAACATTACTGACGAATGGAGAAATCACAGTATTCCTTTGGAGGAGGAAAGCGGGACTGTTGTGCTCAGTAAATGCACCAGATACAAACTCGATGTCATAAAGAGTTTCTCAGAAAAAGGTTATGTCCCAGGGATCGATGTCAATGTTTCCGAAATACAACACGAGACCTGTTTGGATGGCTGGGAATACGATCAAGGGACGTACATCTCAACTATTGTGTCCGAG TGGGACCTGGTGTGTGCTGATAAGTGGAAGAACCCATTGACCTCTTCTGTGTTCTTCTGTGGTGTCTTCACTGGCTCCTTCCTCTCTGGGCAGCTCTCTGACAG GTTTGGGAGGAAAATAGTTCTCTTTGCCACCATGGGGGTCCAGACTGTGTTCACATTTATCCAAGTCTTCTCTCCATCCTGGGTTTTATTCTGTGCCTTATTCTTTGTTGTCGGGATGGGGCAAATCTCAAATTATGTGGCTGCATTTGTGCTAG GAACTGAAATGTTATCTCCATCCAAACGGATAATCTACTCCACTCTTGGAGTTTGTATTTTCTACACCATCGGCTACACGCTCCTCCCAGCAGTGGCCTTCTTCATCAGAGACTGGAGGATGCTGATGCTAGCCCTCACCCTCCCAGGGTTCCTCTATATCCCTTTTTGGTG GTTCATCCCAGAGTCTCCCAGATGGCTGCTCTCTCAGGGAAGAGTGCAGGAGGCTGAGGCCATACTGAGAGACGCTGCCAGGAGGAACAGAGTCACAGCACCAGAGGTCATCTTCCGGCCTGTACAG ATAGAGCCCAAGGCTGGGAAGTTGGTGGCCCACAACATCTGTGATCTGGTGAGGTCCAGCAACATCCGCTGGGTGTCCATCACGCTGTGGTTGGTCTG GACCATTCTGTCCATCGGGTACTTTGCCTTGTCACTGAACACGTCCAACCTGGCCGGGAGCTCCTATCTGAACTGTTTTCTGTCGGCTGCCATTGAGGTCCCTGCCTATACCATGGCCTGGCTCATGTTCCGCTGCTGCCCCCGGCGCCTGTGTCTCTTCTCCACTCTGTTTCTGGGTGGGGTGGTGCTGCTCTTCATAAACCTCATACCACCAA GAGGCTATTCCAAGTCCCTGCCATACATTCTAATGGGGAGTCTTACAGCTCTGTCTGGGTTGCTTAGCCTCCTGCTGCCCGAGAGCCATCGTATGCCTCTTCCAGACGCCATCACTCACATGCAGACCTTCCCAGG
- the slc22a5 gene encoding solute carrier family 22 member 5 produces the protein MGDYDDVTAFLGQKGPYFYRTFFLLNTIFISTGFFGLFIVFVGATPPHHCFIPDSGNLSQAWRNAIIPIEVVNGQQEESKCSRYRLDVVRNLSALGYIPGLDVNLTGVEQERCVDGWSYSKDIYQSTIVTEWDLVCDNEWKTPFASSTLFVGFLIGSLVSGQLSDRFGRKKVIFGSLAAQLVSVLIQAFSPSWEVFCILFMFVGASQISLYISAFVLGTEVLSKSMREVFTTLGAFLHYCIGYMTLPWIAYAMREWRTLLIILSSVPVVYIPLWWFIPESPRWLYSQGRVEEAEAILRDAARRNRVTAPEVIFKDTEQLDVALAPKKKYSMIDVLRTSNIRCVTLMCLFLWMAVNVGYYGLSLNTSNLNGDPYLNCFLSALTEVPAYVVSTVLLRNCPRRPLLSAFLLIGGGMLFLIQLIPENLQGVAIAVEMVGKFGFTMSFTVVYIYTAEIYPTVVRSAGVGMCSSAARIGTIAAPYVIYLGSINKYLPYIIMGSMTVASSALNLFLPETFRKELPETVEQMQQCKGLCRQVPRNANILKKGGDTPAILNEVKF, from the exons ATGGGAGATTATGATGACGTTACTGCCTTCCTGGGACAGAAAGGACCTTATTTCTATAGGACTTTCTTTCTTCTGAATACAATTTTCATCTCCACTGGATTCTTTGGGCTGTTCATTGTATTTGTTGGAGCAACTCCCCCGCACCACTGTTTTATCCCGGACTCGGGCAACCTGAGCCAGGCATGGAGGAATGCCATCATTCCCATAGAGGTGGTGAATGGACAGCAGGAGGAGAGTAAGTGCAGCAGATACAGGCTGGATGTGGTCAGAAACCTGTCTGCTCTGGGCTACATCCCCGGCCTGGACGTCAACCTCACTGGAGTGGAGCAGGAGCGCTGTGTGGATGGATGGAGCTACAGCAAAGATATATACCAGTCCACCATAGTCACTGAG TGGGACCTTGTATGTGACAATGAGTGGAAAACTCCTTTTGCCTCGTCAACTCTTTTCGTGGGTTTCCTGATTGGATCCCTGGTGTCTGGCCAGCTTTCTGACAG GTTTGGGAGGAAGAAAGTTATTTTCGGCTCTCTTGCTGCCCAGTTGGTCTCTGTGCTCATTCAGGCCTTCTCTCCCTCATGGGAGGTTTTctgcattttgttcatgtttgTTGGGGCCTCTCAGATATCCCTCTATATAAGTGCATTTGTACTGG GAACAGAGGTGTTGAGTAAGTCCATGCGTGAAGTTTTCACTACTCTGGGGGCTTTTCTGCACTACTGTATCGGCTACATGACACTGCCCTGGATCGCGTACGCAATGAGGGAATGGAGAACACTTCTCATAATCCTGTCCAGTGTGCCCGTAGTGTATATCCCATTGTGGTG GTTCATCCCAGAGTCTCCACGATGGTTATACTCTCAGGGAAGAGTGGAGGAGGCAGAGGCCATACTGAGAGACGCTGCCAGGAGGAACAGAGTCACAGCACCAGAGGTCATCTTCAAAGACACTGAG CAGTTGGACGTAGCATTGGCACCGAAAAAGAAATATAGCATGATTGACGTTCTGAGAACCAGCAACATAAGATGTGTCACATTGATGTGTTTGTTTTTATG GATGGCAGTAAACGTTGGATATTATGGACTCTCGCTAAACACCTCCAATCTGAATGGAGATCCTTATCTAAATTGTTTCTTATCAGCTCTTACTGAAGTCCCAGCATATGTAGTATCTACAGTGCTCCTCAGGAACTGTCCGAGAAGACCACTACTGTCAGCTTTTCTCTTAATAGGAGGAGGAATGCTTTTCCTGATCCAACTCATCCCCGAGA ATCTGCAAGGTGTTGCTATAGCTGTGGAGATGGTCGGGAAGTTTGGCTTCACCATGTCATTCACCGTGGTCTACATCTACACCGCAGAGATCTACCCCACTGTTGTCAGGAGTGCTGGCGTCGGAATGTGTTCTTCAGCTGCTCGGATCGGGACTATTGCGGCCCCATACGTCATCTACCTAG GCAGCATTAACAAGTACCTCCCCTACATTATAATGGGAAGTATGACGGTCGCCTCATCTGCTTTGAACCTCTTCCTGCCAGAGACATTCCGCAAAGAGCTACCAGAGACAGTAGAGCAGATGCAGCAATGCAAAGG GTTGTGCAGACAAGTGCCAAGGAATGCCAATATCCTGAAGAAAGGAGGAGATACCCCAGCAATATTAAATGAGGTCAAATTCTAA